ACAAAGTATTAAAAAACTTGGATATGATATAGAAGATGATGACATAGGTATATGTAGTTTTGATGATTGGGGTTGGGCAGAACTTGTAAACAAAGAAGGTATTACAACCATAAGTCAAAAATCATATGAATGTGGAGTTAAGTGTGCTGAAGTTATGCTAGAAAGAATAAAAAATAGTGAAAAACCTATAGAGTATATAGAACTTCCAGCTAAGTTAATTAAAAGAGGATCAACAAAGAATAGGAGCAAGAAATGAAAAAGGTTTTATTAGTCGGAGAAGCTATGATGCTTCTTATGGCTGAAGATAAGGGTAAACTTTCTGAAATAGAAAAGTATTTAACAGGTATTTCAGGGGCTGAACTTAATGTTTGTGTCGGACTTACAAGGCTTGGATTTTATTGTGAATACATTACTAGGCTTGGTCATGACCCATTTGGAGAAAAAATACAAAATTTTCTTGAGAAAGAAAAAATTGGTAGTAAGTATGTAGAAGTAGATGAGACAAATAGAACGGGATTACAGTTAAAATCTAAAGTAAATAATGGAGATCCACTGATACATTATTTCAGAAAAGATTCTGCAGCAAGTAAGATTACTAAGGAAATAATAGATAGAATAAATTTAGAAGAATTTGATTTGATACATATTACAGGAATACCACTAGGTATATCTGAAAGTTTTAGAGAAGCTATAATCTACTTAATAAAAAAGGCTAAAGAAAAAAATATATATATTACATTTGATCCTAATTTAAGGCCTCAAATGTGGGATGATATAGAAAAAATGAAGAAAATTGTAAATGATATCTGTACTAAAGTAGACTTAATATTACCAGGTATAGGTGAATGTGAAGTATTACTTGGTTTAAAAGATATTAATGATATTAAGAATAAGTACTTTGAAATGGGTGTAAAGAGAATAATTATTAAAGATGGAGAAAGAGGTTCTTATTGCTTTGATAAGGAAAAAGAAGTTTTTGTACCAAGTTTTAAAGTTGAAAAGGTAGTTGATACAGTAGGTGCAGGAGATGGATTTGCTGTAGGTATAATATCAAGTATTTTAGATAATCTATCGTGTGAAGAAATGCTTAAAAGAGCTAATGCTATAGGAGCTATACAGGTAGGACATAGAAGTGATAATGAAGGACTTCCTACTAGGGAAAAGTTAGAAGAATTTATTAAAACTAGTGAACAGAGGGATGTAAATGAGTGAAAATATTTTAAATAAAATTGAAAAAGAAAAATTAGTTGCAGTAATAAGAGGAAAAGATGATTTAGATGCCTACGAAATATCTAAAAAGGTAATAGAAGGTGGAATAAAAATAATAGAACTAACATTTTCAACACCTTATGTAGAAAATACTATAGAAAGATTGTCTAAGGAAAATATAGAAGGAGTATTAGTAGGAGCAGGTACAGTACTAGATGATATAACTGCAAGAATAGCAATAATGAAGGGAGCAAAATTTATAGTATCACCACATTTAGATGTAGAAATATCAAAAGTATGTAATAGATACAAAGTACCTTACTTACCAGGATGTGCAACAATAACAGAGATAGTAAAAGCATTAGAAAGTGGAGTAGAGTTAGTAAAATTATTCCCTGGAGATTTATTAGGACCAAACTTCATAAAGAATGTAAAGGGTCCAATACCATATGCAAAGATGATGCCATCAGGAGGAGTAAGCATAGACAATATGGATAAATGGTTAGAATCAGGAGCTTTTGCATTAGGTATAGGAAGTGCTCTAACTAAGAATGTTAAAGAATTAGGTTATGAAAGTGTTAAAATAGAGACAGAAAAATTTTATAAAAAATATATAGAGGTTATTGACAAATCAAAGAGTTAGGGTATAATTTATTATCAAGATTATAAATCGGTTTCTAAAGGATAAGTTATGAAAGAAATATTACTTAAAAGAAGAGAATATTTGATAGGTAATTTTAAAGATTTACCATTGGATAAGCAAAAGCAAATAGAATTAGAATAAAGTAAAAATATAGAAAAGTTATTGTATTTAGAAGGACTAAATATAGCTGAAGTAAAACTTAAATATAATAATATTTTAGAATTAGCTAAGGCATATAATCAGGAAGGAAATATAAGATATTTAGATGAAGAAATAAAGCAACTTATACTAAGAAGTTTAGAATATTTAAGATTTAATTATTACAATCTATCTTCTGTAGAAAAAAATAATTGGTGGCAATGGGAAATTGGAATACCATTACTACTAAATGATATTTTCATTTTAATGAATAATGAAGAATTTATATCAGAAAAAGAAATAAATTTAGAAACTAGTATATATTTCCAAAAAGACCCAAGATATTCTGGTAATAATCCAGTTGCTATACATCCAAGCAATAAACCATTTAGAATATCTACTGGAGGAAATAGAGTAGATACAGTAAAAATTTCATTTTTTAGATCTTTATTATTAAATGATGAAAAAGAGCTTAAATTAGCACTTAAATCTCTTCCTGAAGTTTGGAAATACAAAAAAAATTTAGATAAATTAGAAAACGGTACACAAAGAGATGGATTCTATACTGATGGATCATTTATACAACATGGTAGTGTAGCATATAACGGGACATATGGTAATGTTTTGTTACAAGGAATAGGAGAAATAATATATGCACTATATGGTAGTAAATACATTAAATACTTAGAAGGAATAGAGCAGTTAGAAGATATAATAATCAATTGCTATAAACCATATATGTATAAAGGTGCCTTCCCTGATATGTTAAATGGTAGAGCAATCACTAGAGAAAATTCATC
The nucleotide sequence above comes from Streptobacillus felis. Encoded proteins:
- a CDS encoding sugar kinase, whose product is MKKVLLVGEAMMLLMAEDKGKLSEIEKYLTGISGAELNVCVGLTRLGFYCEYITRLGHDPFGEKIQNFLEKEKIGSKYVEVDETNRTGLQLKSKVNNGDPLIHYFRKDSAASKITKEIIDRINLEEFDLIHITGIPLGISESFREAIIYLIKKAKEKNIYITFDPNLRPQMWDDIEKMKKIVNDICTKVDLILPGIGECEVLLGLKDINDIKNKYFEMGVKRIIIKDGERGSYCFDKEKEVFVPSFKVEKVVDTVGAGDGFAVGIISSILDNLSCEEMLKRANAIGAIQVGHRSDNEGLPTREKLEEFIKTSEQRDVNE
- a CDS encoding bifunctional 2-keto-4-hydroxyglutarate aldolase/2-keto-3-deoxy-6-phosphogluconate aldolase — its product is MSENILNKIEKEKLVAVIRGKDDLDAYEISKKVIEGGIKIIELTFSTPYVENTIERLSKENIEGVLVGAGTVLDDITARIAIMKGAKFIVSPHLDVEISKVCNRYKVPYLPGCATITEIVKALESGVELVKLFPGDLLGPNFIKNVKGPIPYAKMMPSGGVSIDNMDKWLESGAFALGIGSALTKNVKELGYESVKIETEKFYKKYIEVIDKSKS